Part of the Xiphophorus couchianus chromosome 8, X_couchianus-1.0, whole genome shotgun sequence genome is shown below.
TAATATATTATCATATATCACTTGTTTTTGTCATATTGTGGAACCCTGCTTTAtatcttttccagcagtaaGTGTTCGTAGCTGTTTATATTCACACAATcctaaaaatgttgcattaattGATACAGTAACCTGATAACTCctgaactttttaacattttgtcatgttacaacacAACTATATAACCCTTCTTTAAACCTCTCCTcaacttttctctctcttaacTATGGCCTTACCATAATTAAAGGtgcaaaatacaaatacattccTTTCTTTTCTGGATTTTAGCTGATGTTTCTTTCAACTttgtgcactactttgtgttggtctctaACATAAAATCCAAACTCAATTGATGGAAGTTTATGGTTGAAATGTGACAGAATGTTGAAAAAGCcgaaaaaatttaaatactcATGCAGTATAGTAGTAGTTATTTTGGTGACCTGGTCATGACCTTCCAAAAAAACCAATGTGACCCCCTTGCACTTATTAAACTGCAAGCAGACTTCGTATTAGAGGGAGCCCCTCGTCATGCTTGTGCAGTTTTATAGGTGGCcagtttgcaaacaaaaaataaaacaaattcttttATAGCGTTAGTGAAGATTCAGACCTGTCAGTTCAGATGTagtggtttgtttgtttccaccaTCACCTCCTTGTTCTGCATATGAGCAAATTCCAGATCAACAGTGTTTGGTCAAAGGTTTTCTTTCTAAGAATATCACAATGTGGAGATTTTGgtcaaagattttctttctaaGAATATCACAATGTGGAGATTTTGGTCAAAGGTTTTCTTTCTAAGAATATCACAATGTGGAGATTTCAGAAAATTCCCATGTTTACGCTGTGAATGATTAAAGGTGTTATATTTCTCTTCAAGGACAAATCTATGACTGtctgacattttgtgtttgtacctGTCAGGGTCAAAAGAGACATTATAATTTTTGTAGTGAAAGAAGCAGAAGTTATTGATATTACCACTAATTACAGAGAAACATGAGAGGGAGTGCAGCAAGTTCCCTTTTGAATATTCTCTTCATAAAAGTTGGAAAATTTGTATAATACATGTCAACAATAAAAAGCCCAAATATCTATAAACCAAGATAAAAAAACGTCCAATTGAACAAAACCTGACGTATTAATTAGTGATGCATTGCTTAATCAGTAGGCGTTAAGTGATGCATTCTTTATGCTAATTAATTGGGTCAGAACAGATGTTTCCCTctgattttttatataaaacgtattatttgattttctttgatcTGGAAATTGTATAAATCTTAATTAATTAGTAATTTCTTTAGCACGGCAGCCTCACTGGCAAGTGTCTGTCTTGGAGAACGAGACAATATCTCTCAGTCGGCATTAATGTAATAGACATATCATtatattattacaaaataatccTCACGGATTTCTTTGTACACCAAGATTACTTTTGATCCTTCACATTATTACAAGGGTGTGCATACAGTACTTAGGCAACCAGATGATTGCAACGCCTTTGTGTATTTAAACTTTCTTGCTTCaatagatttgtttatttttcaattgaatCACACAGCACTTTCATCACATCAAAGttgcaatttttcaaaaataagtaATGATTGTGTCACTATTTAatatcacaaaaacaacaatctgcGCAGTCTTGCATCCACTGTAAATCTATCTGTGTTTTCATCAAAGAACCttcagcacattttattttcattgttatttatttttgttaaattcgGTTACTAAaataacatataaaataaatgagtttGAATGAATTGCTTTCCTTGGAAAGAGAATAAAGCACTGTGGTTATGTATTGCATTTCATCTGTCCTTGAATTAATCTCCTAATAAGAGTGTTTACTGTGTCTAGAAACATAAAACCTTAAATTTGCAACCAAGTTTATTTAATCGTGTTCTCACTATGTTGCAAGTTAGAGAGATGTTGTCATCTTGCGGGTTCAAGCTGACTGgctaaaataaatgcattacaTATAATACATATCAAATACATTGCAAAAAGTCCTTGCTGTGTGAAAACTTTAACAATGCACTTTGAAAAATTTACCCAAACCAGAAGGAATTTTAATGCAATCAGAAGGAAAAATAACTGATACTGAAATCTACCTCCCACACCTTCTGCTGTGTCTTCACCCAGGCGTCGGCTAGCAGGGCGAGGGAGCAGGTGCTCGCGCACGTCGCCGCCGCCCGCGAGaccctggaggaggaggagcagcgcCTCCTGGAGCAGGtgcagagggaggaggagcGGGTGGAGCAGTGCCTCCTCACTCAGAGAGCTCACTGGAACCACGCTCTGACGAGTCTGTCGCAAACACGCTCCCGCTTGGTGCACACGCTGACGCACGCTGGCGACGCACAGCTGGTGGTGAGAGGCTAGGGGTGTTTACACATGATAGGGTTATGACGGTGGTGGGAAAGTCTTAGGTTCATAAATAACTGCAGGCCGATAAGAGCCATAAACTACTGAGAATAATCACTTTCCTCCTGGCTCATTTTTTTCAGACCAGTGTCCAAGAAATTGCTGAAAGGTACTACTGTATTCATATgactaatatttgtttttactgacaAGATACGGGAGGTTTTGCTTCACTTCTGAtgcttctgtgtgtttgtgttaggGTGGAGGAAGCTGAAGGAGTCGGGAAGCCCTGTGACACCGACCAGCTCAACTTGAACCCAGCCTGTATCGACAGCAAGCTGCTGAGGGGCCTCTGGGCGACCGCTCTGCTGCTGGGGCCCAACGGTTTGTACATTTAACTACATCCTGGAGATTCAGCAGGGGCATACGAAATGACTATATGCTCACTATATGCTCTTGAATGTACATTTACTGTACGTAGgggttcacacacacacacacacacacacacacacacacacacacacacacacacacacacacacacacacacacacacatacgtaCATACTCATAATCTGAACATAATTCATATCTTGTGAACTagtttggctttatgtttagaaACAGCCCAGATTCTGACCCATCTGTTCCTTTCCACACAGCTTATGGATCACCTCTGTTAAAGTTTGATGAGCGCACAGTCAGCCCactcctctccctctctgaaGACCTACGCACTTTGACTTTCCTCCAAAAGAAGCCCCGCCAGTCTCTCCCGTACGACCCGGCTCGCTTTGACTCCTGGCCCAATGCTTTGGGATCTCTGTCCATGTCCTCTGGCACCCACAGCTGGATAGTGGACGTCGGCAAAAGTGGCGCCTTTAAGATCGGGGTCTGCTACTCCTCTCTGGAGCGCAAAGGTTCTGAGAACGAGGCGCGGCTAGGCTACAACAGTAAGTCGTGGGTGCTGTCCCGCTATGATGGCGACTATTCCTACTGCCACGCAGGGAAGAAGGTTCCCCTGCAGGTGGTGACGAGGCCCCAGCGGATCGGCCTGCTGCTGGACTGGCTGAGCCAGACGCTGCTGTTTTACGAGCCAGACTCTGGTTCTGTGCTGCACTCTGTCACTCAGCCCTTCAACGCTCCGCTGCTTCCGGCGTTTGCTGTGACTGACCGCAGCATCACCATACTGCACTGAAAGACCACATGAGTgcacaaatgtttaaaagcagAAGGAAGAGACATTTCTGTATCATAGAAATATGATGTGCAGGTGAACAGGAGCTCTGTGCAATAATGAAAACTTCCATCtgcatcagttttttatttattcaaaaaattTTTCTAAttacttttgtattatttttaccgtaatcatttttttatgcttattatttttatatgttgatTATATTACATTGTTGTACTGTTGTAATTATCCATTAGGAAattattttgacagaaaattattgtttttttaatagaaagaTTGCTTTGTAATAAGAAAACagaatagatttttattttgtattatgtaACGCTTTTAAACGTTATAGATAACAACAATAAGACTGGTTGATCCAGACTTTTTAAATCACAGAGCTTGAACACTTGACTACTAATTTAATCCTGTTTACCTTATGATTAGTAAAGTGATTATTgctgtttcatttttgtgtgtttttgtttcttctttttttccgcACTGAAGTATTTCATAAAGGAGATGTTTTTTCTGTCGTCAGATGCAGCTTACTGGATCACACTAGCAGTGTATCCTGCATAATGGCAACTTTTTCCTGCTCTCATTAGACTAAAGGTTTATATGTCCCACGCAGGTCATAAACACTTGACCTGCATGAATGCAAGAAAAGCCAAatttctttgcacattttctgatgttaccattagaaatacataaaatatagtTCAGTTCACtctattttggtaaattatcattattaaataatttattttattgtaatgataacccaacacaaagtaatgcatactGTAATTGAGAAATGAAAGACTAATAATGcgtggttttcattttttaggaaataaaaaacgTGTGTCTTTGCATTTGTATTAGCCCCCTCTACACTGATACCCCTAAAATGTTTAAACCAACCgactgaatgaaaagaaaaatagcagttgttaaaagaaagccataaaaagtattttttttgccctGAAAGCTATGCAAGcaacaaagcaaacatgtgGGAAAAGGTATTCTGGTCAAAAgagaccaaaactgcaaaataaccTAAACACATAATCCCCATAATGAAACATGTTAGTGAAAGACCCATGTGGTGggaaagcttttcttttaaaggatACAACAAAACATCTCAGAGTTGttgggaagatggatgaagctaaCACCGGCCAACCTGGGGGAAGAAATACGttcagaggctgcaaaagactcaAGACTAGTAGTGGAGgttcactttccagcaggataatgacTCTAAGGATGCAGCCAAACGGTTTGGTGAAACAATGTTCATGTGTTCCAGTGGTCCGATCAAAGGTCAGATGTACATCCAATGGAGAATCAGTGGCATGGCTTGAAAATCGAGGTTTACAGATTATCTCCATTCCATCGTTGTGAAGTGAAAACCAGAGCTATTCGTATCAGTATGATTTCATTCCTTTCATTCAGTCAAGTTTTCTGTGATTCAGCACAGTTAGTGTGTATAGATAATATGCATTgtaatttaaattgaaaagtTAGTATGTAACTATCAacatgtcttttaaaaaaacatgatttggTCAACTGTATTAAGGAGAGATGCtgcagaagttttaaaaaatctaaagtatAGGTAAAACGCCTGTTATAAACTCTAAAAACGAATATTTTTGCAGTCAAATTAAGTATATTAGTGATCACAAACTATGACTTAAGATAACTGATACAAGATTTTTAACATCTAGGAATTATAGATGAGTCAAGGCAAGTTtttttgtatagcacatttcagcaaaaaggcagttcaaagtgctttactcCACTAAAACATGATACAGATGttgaaataagcaataaaacattGTCTTGATTCAAgacagcagagaaacatttactactttacagaatttttttttcagcttctgtAATATGTTATAAATCGTTGAACATACAGATGGAAAACATTAACtcattaaatatctatttttgtagttttccagtgctagaaaactataaaaacagatAGAAGCACttaaaaatgactggaaaagtaAGAACAATTGGATATGGATAATTTATAGGAAACCTATTATTTAGTATAAACTGAATGTATAAGAACAAGGCCAgaataaaaatatcttcagaGTTGCAATGATTGTTACAtgtagcttttaaaaataacacaaaaagcCAAGCTATCTAGTAATAAGTGAGACAAGAATAGTTTTGtttgctatttatttgactgatTTATCTCCCTTATACacgtttataaaaaaaactacaccaGGGGGCAGCAAAGTCTAATCAGGCCTCCATGAGCGTCCATAACAGTTTTGCTTCTCATTCAAAGGTTCCTCGTTGAGCTTCCAGGACCACAGACAGCtacaaaaacattgaataaaaaccAATGAGCCTTTTCTATAACACATGATGTtatagaaaaacagaacaaaatatatgGTAGCAAGATATGATTCCTATTTTATTTCAGCCATGACGTCTAAGCCCTGATATATACGAGAGGAACAAACTAATGAATGTGAAGTGTCCTTTATCACTGAGAAGAGACCAGGGACATGTAAAAAGGACACAGTCACACaa
Proteins encoded:
- the bspry gene encoding B box and SPRY domain-containing protein codes for the protein MSVSLPCSAHLLHLCHSAGPHRYESHSSAGAHLFSYCAMTEGFTECDLTCSSPTTSVETLNAVACLKIDPEQPIFSVLTGGMKEQQPKQEEADIAVPHQSTCGGGATSPTSAASDTESGIFSVESEVCAEHDSELDWFCATEQKLICSRCANAGPCREHSLAPLARRVGVVRNQLVDVCEKIQLQALGIEKFIQQTLAAKEQKLQASASRAREQVLAHVAAARETLEEEEQRLLEQVQREEERVEQCLLTQRAHWNHALTSLSQTRSRLVHTLTHAGDAQLVTSVQEIAERVEEAEGVGKPCDTDQLNLNPACIDSKLLRGLWATALLLGPNAYGSPLLKFDERTVSPLLSLSEDLRTLTFLQKKPRQSLPYDPARFDSWPNALGSLSMSSGTHSWIVDVGKSGAFKIGVCYSSLERKGSENEARLGYNSKSWVLSRYDGDYSYCHAGKKVPLQVVTRPQRIGLLLDWLSQTLLFYEPDSGSVLHSVTQPFNAPLLPAFAVTDRSITILH